Genomic DNA from Carnobacterium divergens DSM 20623:
TGATATAAGGTGCGCGAATAAAGATAGCAGGGATATGATCGCCAATTGATGCGACAGATAAAGATGTCTCAAAACTGTTCACTTGTCTACCAAAACCATTCCGAACAACGGTAAGATCAATTAGATTTAAGCGAACCTCACTAGGGTGTTCTTTTTCCGTAGTGCTACACAAAATCAAGCCAGCACAGGTACCTAAGATTGGATGCCCTGCCTTAGCAAATTCGATCAACGGAGATTCAAGCTGATAGTCTCTGATTAAACGTCCAATAGCAGTTGACTCACCGCCAGGAATAATCAAGCCATCTAAGGAGTTTAAGTCAGCTGCTTCCTTAACTAAAACAACGTTGACGCCTAAAGCTTCAAGCATTCGTTGATGTTCTGCCACTGCACCTTGTAAATTTAAGACACCAACAGTCTTCATCATGTTACCAGCCTCTTTCTTGCATACGCTCAGATTTATCTAATGTAGAAATATCAATGCCTTTCATTGGTTCGCCTAGTCCTTTAGACAATTCAGCTAGCAGTTCATAATCCTCAAAATGAGTCGTTGCTCGAACGATGGCTTCAGCAAATTTTGCTGGGTTTTCAGCTTTAAAAATACCTGAACCAACAAACACTCCATCTGCGCCTAAACTCATCATTAGTGCAGCGTCAGCTGGTGTAGCAACGCCACCTGCGGCAAAGTTAACAACAGGTAATTTTCCTAATGCTTTGATTTCTTTAACCAACTCGAAAGGCGCACCAATTTCTTTTGCAAAGGTCATTAATTCATCGTTTTCTTTTGTCACGAGCATTTTAATTTGTTGGTTGACTTTGCGCATATGACGGACGGCTTCCACAATATTTCCAGTACCTGGTTCTCCCTTCGTACGAAGCATAGATGCTCCTTCGCCAATCCGACGCAGTGCTTCTCCTAAGTCGCGACAGCCACAAACAAAGGGCACAGTGAAGTCTGATTTTAACAAATGAAACTCTTCATCAGCAGGTGTTAACACTTCACTTTCGTCAATATAATCAACGCCCATCGCTTCTAAAATACGCGCCTCGCTAATGTGTCCAATTCGAGCTTTAGCCATGACAGGAATGCTAACAGCCTTCATCACTTCTTCGACAATGGTTGGGTCTGCCATTCGAGCCACTCCACCAGCTGCACGAATATCTGAAGGCACGCGTTCCAACGCCATCACTGCTACCGCTCCAGCAGCTTCGGCAATTCGTGCTTGTTCCGCATTTACAACATCCATAATGACGCCACCCTTTTGCATTTGTGCCATTCCTCGTTTTACTAAATCAGTACCTAATTGTTTGTTCATTTGATTCTCGTCCTCCTTTAGTGTTCGTTCTCCTTTAGCATAATGAACTTTTTAACGCTTCACTACAGCCAATTGGATTGTTTTTTATCCATCCAATTTAATCAACTGTGCTATACTATAAAAAAACAAGTGGGAGAAGATGTAAATGTGGAGTTTAATTGCTTACAACAACCAAAAAATACCGTTGTATCAAAAAATTATGCTGTTAATCGAAGAGCAGATCAAAATAGGAAATTTGCCTGTGGGGAGTCCGATTCCATCTGAACGTAAATTAGCAGAATTGCTAGAAGTCAATCGTTCAACCGTTACAAGAGCATTTGAAGAACTCAGTGATAGAGGCATCATTATCCGAAAAAAAGGAAGCGGTTCTTATGTAAATACTGAAAAATGGGGACTTCAAACGCAACCTATTATCAACTGGCAACCACTATTTGGGGTTAATACAGCCATTGAAAAAAGCCCCTATCAGCGAAAAATTGATGCTTTAAAAAAATCTGGTAAAATGCAAACTTATTTAGATTTATCGAATGGGGATTTGCCCACTGATTTAGTGCCAGCGCTAAAAACACCTGAACTTTCTTGGGGAGAATTAATCCAAAAAGAAAATGAGATGACTACGAACCAATTGGGAATTTTATCGTTGCGACAATCCGTGCAACGTCATCTAGCAAAAACCTATCAGATGAAGGTTCCGTTAGAAGAGATACTGATTACTTCTGGTACACAGCAAGGGCTCTTCTTAATTGCCCAAGGTTTATTAAAGCCAGGAGATACAATTGGTGTTGAGGCGCCCTCCTACTTTTACTCCTTGCCACTTTTTCAAGCAACAGGTGTCCGAATCGTTCCATTGCCAATAGATAAGGAAGGGGTTATGATGGGGCCTTTAGCAGAAGCGTGTTTAAACTATTCAATCAAAATGATTTTTATTAATCCTATTTTTCAAAATCCGACAGGCTCTATTATGAGCTTTGAGCGAAAAGCAGCATTGTTAGAATTTTGTCAGCTACGACGGATTCCAATTGTCGAAGATGACGTTTATGGCGGTTTAAATTTTTCAACAGATGAGGTCACGCCATTAAAAAAGATGGATCAAAAAAATCAGGTGATTTACTTAGGCTCCTTGTCAAAATACGTTGGTCAGCATCTAAGAATTGGATGGATGGTAGCACCGCAAAATATCGTGACTCAACTGGCTCACATTCGCCATCAAATTGATTCGGGTTTAAGTGTGTTGCCACAAATTTTAGCAGATACTTTTTTAGTGAAGGATTTTGTTAGTCAACAAGCCCGATTAAAGAAAGAACTTAGCAAACGAGCGGAGTATGCTGAGGATTGGTTAACGGAGCGTTTTTCAGACAAGGTTCAATTTGATGAGGTAAAAGGAGGGTACCATCTATATGCTCGTTTTCCCGAGCTTGATGTGAAGGCATTTAATAAGCTGTTGGATGATTTATTAGACGAGAACATCATTGTGGGGGAAGGGCAATTTTTTGGAGATACAGTGCCAGGAATGAGGATTAGTTTTGGACATGCTGCTAATAAAGAATCGATGGCTTATTTTAGTCTTAAAATTTAGTTTTAGGAGGTAAGATGCTAGTTGTTATGTTCATAATGAAAGTATTAATTTGATAGTAGGAGGAAATGAAATGCGAACAGAATCTGAAGTGTTACAACAAATCAAAGCATTTGCAATGGAAAACGACGACATTAAAGTAGTTGCAATGAATGGATCTCGTGTCAATCCAATGGTTCCAGAGGACTCATTTAAAGATTATGATTTGGTTTTTTTTGTAGAAAAACTTGAACCTTATCAAAGTCAAAAAAATTGGTTAACAACATTTGGTGATATTTTAATTTTATGTGAGCCTGAAATTGATGGTTTAGGAGAGCCATTATTTGCTGATAAGGAAGGATATATTTTTCTGGTGATTTTTACAGACGGTATACGAATGGATATTCAATTAAGACCTGTGTCTTTGTTAGCTAGCTATCTAAAGGAAGATTCCTTGACTAAAATAATAATAGATAAAGAGCAACGAATGCCATTAAAACCTGTTCCAAATGATTCTAATTATCATGTTCAAAGACCTAGCGAAGAATTGTATCAAGCAAGTTGCAATGAATTTTGGTGGCAAGTATTAAATGTGTTAAAAGCCTATCATCGAGATGAATTACTCGTGGCGGTTTATTATTTAAACATGACACGCAGTGAGTTGATTCGCATGCTATCTTGGCAGGTGGGAATTGAAACGGATTTTAGTTTAAGCTTAGGAAAAGAGCATCACCTATTGCAAAGGTATCTACCAAAAAAAGAATGGAAAAAGTTACTAAGCAGTTTTGATACTACTTCAAGAGAAACGCTTTATGAAAGTTTATTAATTATCCGAACACTTTTTAAAGAAGCTTTACGAATGGTGGGCAATTCATTGAATTACTCCGTTGAAGATGGAGAACTGATTGTGGAAAAATTTTTAGAAGCTCATTGTAAGAATCAGAATTTTAAATAGCGCAAAATAAAAGCACAAAAACCGATAGTAAATCGATTTTTGTGCTTTTTCGTTTATGCGGTTACTTTTCTTTTAACATAATAACCAAACGTTACAAGGATAAAAAGGGCACCTATCAAGATTGGAGAATTCTTGTTGCTTTCACCCGCTTGTGGAAGAGTGGGTGCTTTAGTGTCTTTCTTGTTTGTTTGATAAGGCGTTAAATCAGATGGTAATGTGGAGCTTGGTGAAAGTGGTGTTGCTGGTCCAACAGTATCTACTGGTTTTTCTACTGGAGCTGGTTGTTGAGTGTCACTTGGTTTTTCCAGTGACGGTTGCTCAGGATTTGAAGGATCAATTGGATCTGTTGGTTTTTCTTGTTCTGGAAAGGTGATAGCTGTTTTAACAATTTCGCTTTCATTTCCAGCATCGTCGTAGCTTTGTGCCCAAATTTCTGTAGCCGTTGCTTGTTCAAACGAGGCGGTGTAAGGGTGGTAAGTTTGCCCTTGATCTAAGCTATAACGAAGATGAGTAAATTGCTGTTGTTGCTGAGTCAATTCTTTTTCGTAGCCAATCGTAACGAAAACAGGAGCCGTAAAGCTTAGTCCACGTGTTTTAGAGGAGACTGTAATAACGGGCTTAGCAGCAATCTCAGGTTGAATCGTCGTCACTTCATAGACCGCTACTTCAGACTTATTGCCATAACGATCCGTGGCATAAAAGAAGACTTTTTGATTGATTGCAATCGCTAATTCTTTTGTATAAGGCTCGTAATGTTCACCATCGTAGCTATAAAATAGGGTTTCCTCGTCATTAGCCGTTGCAATTAACGTTACTGCTTGATTGGTTAAAGCTGTAGTACTCGGTGTAATAGTTGGTGTTTTCAAGACTTCATTTTTATAGAAAACGGTGATTGCTTTGCTAGCTGTATTTCCCATGCTATCCGTTAAACCAACCTGCAAATGATTTTCTCCATCAGTTACTGGAATTTCATAATCGAAAGCAGCCGCTGGTTTTCCTTCAAAGAATTTTTCATCAAAGGTATCATAATTAATATCTGTATGAATGTTTTCATTGTTGACAACTAATTTATAGCCGGAGAAATTATCGGAAATCAAGCCTTTTAAATGGAACGGATTTTCATTGGTGTAAACAGAGTAGGCCCCCTTTTCATCAACCGTCAATTGATCTAACTGTAAGGTTGGCAAAACGGTGTCGACAATGACATAATACCCTTCATTAATAAGCGGTTTTCCATCGTTTTCATGATTAGATTGAAGGTAAAAAGCCACGCTGTGTTTCCCTTGTTTTAGTTCAATTGGAAAACTAAAGGTTAATGTAATTGGATCATAGTCAACCTCTTGTTGGTTGATTGTAAAATGATCGACTTTTTCACGTAGTCGCCCTTTGATTGTATAAATTCCCGTTGCCGAGTCGTAGCTTGGATTGCCAACACCAACCGAAGTGATGCCATTGACGTTGATGTTTTCGAGTGAAAGAAGCTCTGTTTGTTGGTAGCCAGTTGTGGTAAGCAGTCTTTTTTCCACTGTTTGGTTGCCGTATTCATCTGTTGCACGAAGGGTAATTAAATTTTGCCCATGAACAAGCTGCAGGGTAGTTTGAAAGCTACCATCTGGTTTGATTACAGAAGTTAAATCCATTTTTGCAGAATTGCTTGACTGCTCAAGTTCGAGTTTTTTTGTTGTGTTTCCTGTAGTACCAGTAAGTGTCGCCGTGGTTTGATTTGTTGTACTACTTTCTTGATCTGGATTGATAATGGATAATACTGGTTTTTGTGTTGAGACGGTAATTGGAACTTCTTGAATCACTGATTTTCCTTCAAGATCATTTGAAAAAATCAGGCTTTTTGTTGCATTAGTTATTGGAACCGCAACTTTAAAGAATCCATCTGTCGTAGTGGCTTTGATCCCATTGACTGCTAAGTCTTGCGGATAAGCGCCTTGAATAGTAAACGTTTGGTCAGCGTCTGAAAAACTTGCTGTATTACTTGTAATGACTTGATTATCTGTAAGGTTGAATAAAACGAAGCCAGCGTCTTTGCCGTATTGCAAATAGTGATTTTGATAGGTGGAATTTCCGGCGTAATCTGAGATCATGAGCTCTACTTGATTTTGTCCCGCCTTTGGTTTTTGCGAATCGTTCAAAGGAATCGAAACGGTACCTGCTGTTTGATTGCTGAGGTCATAGGTTTCAATCTTTCCATTTACGGCAACCGTTACGGCTCTTAAATCCACACCACTTAATTGATCGGTTAGGTTAACCTTTAAGCTTGGAGCTGTCAGAGTATCATCAAAGCCAAGTTTTTCAATGTTAGGTTTTGTCGTATCAACTTTAATAGGCAAATACATTTCTTGAGGTTTTGCCTCGGCAAGATCAGCTTTAGCCACCACTTTTAATTGATATTGACCGTCGGGCACAACTTCATTGTTCCCAGTTTTAACATTATAAATCGTTCCATCCCAATTGGCATCTGTGATA
This window encodes:
- the pdxT gene encoding pyridoxal 5'-phosphate synthase glutaminase subunit PdxT; this encodes MMKTVGVLNLQGAVAEHQRMLEALGVNVVLVKEAADLNSLDGLIIPGGESTAIGRLIRDYQLESPLIEFAKAGHPILGTCAGLILCSTTEKEHPSEVRLNLIDLTVVRNGFGRQVNSFETSLSVASIGDHIPAIFIRAPYIKEVATGVRVLATIDDKIVAAECNTILVTSFHPELSEDTRVLSYFLSK
- the pdxS gene encoding pyridoxal 5'-phosphate synthase lyase subunit PdxS, whose protein sequence is MNKQLGTDLVKRGMAQMQKGGVIMDVVNAEQARIAEAAGAVAVMALERVPSDIRAAGGVARMADPTIVEEVMKAVSIPVMAKARIGHISEARILEAMGVDYIDESEVLTPADEEFHLLKSDFTVPFVCGCRDLGEALRRIGEGASMLRTKGEPGTGNIVEAVRHMRKVNQQIKMLVTKENDELMTFAKEIGAPFELVKEIKALGKLPVVNFAAGGVATPADAALMMSLGADGVFVGSGIFKAENPAKFAEAIVRATTHFEDYELLAELSKGLGEPMKGIDISTLDKSERMQERGW
- a CDS encoding PLP-dependent aminotransferase family protein, which codes for MWSLIAYNNQKIPLYQKIMLLIEEQIKIGNLPVGSPIPSERKLAELLEVNRSTVTRAFEELSDRGIIIRKKGSGSYVNTEKWGLQTQPIINWQPLFGVNTAIEKSPYQRKIDALKKSGKMQTYLDLSNGDLPTDLVPALKTPELSWGELIQKENEMTTNQLGILSLRQSVQRHLAKTYQMKVPLEEILITSGTQQGLFLIAQGLLKPGDTIGVEAPSYFYSLPLFQATGVRIVPLPIDKEGVMMGPLAEACLNYSIKMIFINPIFQNPTGSIMSFERKAALLEFCQLRRIPIVEDDVYGGLNFSTDEVTPLKKMDQKNQVIYLGSLSKYVGQHLRIGWMVAPQNIVTQLAHIRHQIDSGLSVLPQILADTFLVKDFVSQQARLKKELSKRAEYAEDWLTERFSDKVQFDEVKGGYHLYARFPELDVKAFNKLLDDLLDENIIVGEGQFFGDTVPGMRISFGHAANKESMAYFSLKI
- a CDS encoding aminoglycoside 6-adenylyltransferase, producing the protein MRTESEVLQQIKAFAMENDDIKVVAMNGSRVNPMVPEDSFKDYDLVFFVEKLEPYQSQKNWLTTFGDILILCEPEIDGLGEPLFADKEGYIFLVIFTDGIRMDIQLRPVSLLASYLKEDSLTKIIIDKEQRMPLKPVPNDSNYHVQRPSEELYQASCNEFWWQVLNVLKAYHRDELLVAVYYLNMTRSELIRMLSWQVGIETDFSLSLGKEHHLLQRYLPKKEWKKLLSSFDTTSRETLYESLLIIRTLFKEALRMVGNSLNYSVEDGELIVEKFLEAHCKNQNFK